In Merismopedia glauca CCAP 1448/3, the sequence GCGATCGAGCAAGTGTTGTCAAATTCGTCTTTCCTCAAGCCAATTCCAGCCCTGCAAGCATCATTTCGTCAAGCCGGAGGAGTATCTCGTGCTGCCGATATTATCGAGTTGGAGTTATCAAAATTAAATCCATGCAACAAATAGAAGTCGAACTAGATATAGCTATCCTAAAAGAGTTGTGGGACAGCCGGGACGGCTATCCCACAAGAAATTTCATAAACTATTTAGAACTGCTATATATGAAAACTGAAAAATTGGGAGCGCGGGCAAAACACCTTGATGAACCTTATTTGCCTTTACTACAAGAAATCGATTTTACGCCTGTCTTTATTATCGGCGATCGTCGCTCTGGGACAACCCTACTGTACCAATTGTTAGCAGCATCAGAATGTTTTAACTTTGTATCTGCATATCACATTATTAAGTACGAAGAACTGATTTTCAATTTTGTCAGTAAAAACGAGAGCCACGTAAAAATAGAACTTGATCGACTGTTCGAGAAACTGAATCTAATAGATCGTAAAATTGATGAAGTAAAAATTTCTCCAGATTTGCCTGAAGAGTATGGATTTATTCTTGATCGGACAAAGGATCGCGAACCTAAGATAACAGAAAATAATTTCTCTTTATTTCTGGAGATATGTCAAAAAATTCAATTCATCTCAGATCGAGACAAACTACTTTTACTCAAAAATCCTTGGGATTTTTCTAATTTCATTTTTATTAAACAAATGTTACCAAAAGCTAAGTTTATCTTTATTCACAGACATCCTGTTTATGTAATAAATTCTCAATTAAAAATGGCGCGAAGTCTTTTGAAACAACAAAATATCTATGCGGCGATGTTGTGCGAACCTTATAGACATCTGTTTGAAAAACCTTTACAGTTATATGTTTGTCGTTTCTTGTTTTCAACGTTATTCGGAATGGGGCTAAGAAATATTACCAAAGCAGCTATTGTCACCAGGAGTTACTTTTTGCGAAATATCGATCTACTACCTAAAACAGACTATATCTCTATTCGTTACGAAGATTTATGCGAACATCCAGACAGCAATGTGATGAAGATCCTATCATTTTTTGGTTTGGAACAGAAGTCAACACTAACCGCTCGAACTTTGCTCGCACCCCGTCCTTTAAACCTATTGCCGGAAGTCGCTAAAAACTCAGATCGAATTTGCGATCAACTGCAATCTTATTTGAGTTATCTAGATTATAGTTTATCGCTATAGCGGTTCTCAAATAAGTGGGATACGGGGAACAACTCACTCTTGCCGTCGCACTGAAGACACCTGTACCTCATCAATACGAGAACCGCTATATATAACATTTAGATTTTCTCTATAAAAAATGATTTCTAAAGGTCCTACAGTTATTGAAGTCAAACAACTTTTCAATGTCCATCCCCAACAGGCATGGATTGACTTAGTTTTAAAATATGGCAAAAATTTTTGGTATCGGGGAACTTTATTAACCTGCGATCCAAAGTTAGTTGAAACATTGCTCACAGAAAAAAAGCATACTCAAAAGCGATCGCTCTTATATACTAAAGCCAAAGCCTTACCAGGTGCTGATGGCATTCTTTTTCAAGAAGGCGATCGCTGGCAACAATCTGCTCGAATAGTCATGCCAGTTTTTAGTAAAGATAACATCAATCGATTTCCAAAACTTATCGAGCAAATAACATTAACCTATGCCGCTAAGTGGGAAACAGCAGATAAATTGGAAGATTTGTTTGCGGCTTTGATGGAATTGGGAGCAGACATTTTTCTGGAAATCGGTTGTAATTTAGATCCAAAAGAGGAAACAACCCATAAGCTGTCCCAAGCCTTGATAGGTTATAAAGCACAAACCATGAGTTCAAACTCTAAAACTCGTTTGGATGAGTTAGGACTCGACGCTACAAAATTGCTGGATATTCTGCCATTTATTAGATGGTTATTCGAGTTGAGAGGCAGGGTTTCTGACCTTCGTAAACTCGTGCAGTCTATCCTCAAAAAGAGAGAAAGTGTACCCGTAATTGAAACTGACTGGTTAAATAATCTCCAAAAAAGCGGCCTATCTTTGAATGAAATTACTAACCACATCAATCACCTGTATGGCGCGTTTAATGCCATTGATTTTAGTCTTACTTGTGCCTTTTATGTTTTGAGCCACCAGCCCGATTGGATAAAGCGTTTGCGCTCCGAGTTCGATTTGGTGATGGAGGAAAATGCTTGCCCAACTCGCGTTGGCGCAGCCTCTCCGAAGGAGACTCGCTTTCCTTCTCTTGTCCAAACTACTTATTTCATGCGAGAAGTATTCCGAATGTATCCAGTGGCAATGGCAGTGATGAGACAGACGGGAGAGGCGATTGAATTGGATGGAGAAGTAATACCCGCAGGCACGGAGGTGATGATTTTACTCTACGCTCTACACCACCATCCCGATTTTTGGGAAAATCCTGAAACGTTCGATCCCGATCGCTGGACGAACTTACAATCCCCACGAGTGCCGTATAGCTATATTCCTTTTCTAGATGGTCCCCGTCAGTGCTTGGGACGACATTGGGCGGAACTCAATTTTGTGACGATCTTGCATACTCTCTTGCAGCACTACGAAATAGAAATTCTCAAACCGACTGTTCCCATCACTCGATTTCTCATTCCTCGTTTTGCTGAAGCCATGCCCTGCCGGATATCTAAACGTTATGAATAGATCGATCAGACTTTGGTAATGAGTTTAAATAATCCGATAACTCCTGCGACCATTGGTTTTGCAATTGCACGATCGCTTCTTCAGGTATTTTCAGGATGTCTGCGATCGCCTTGGTATCAAGCTCGACTACAGCACTCACAACTCGTTCGCGCCAAGCGATCGCGTCCTCTGCGGTGTTGCCCTGTCGATCCCAAAAGCCATTCTTGATAATAACGAAGCTGAGAAAACCAAGCACTAAGGCCAGCAAGTTTACCTGAATGGGAATCGTTTCATCTTGGCATAGTTCGGCAGGGACTCCCGCTGCTTGCAGTGCAGCTTTGAATTCGTCGAGCAAACGCGATCGATATATGCGGCGATCGGCTACTGTCATGCCGATAATAGTGCAGTAAGTGAAATCCCAAAATAAGGGAGCGACATTAATTGCTTCCCAATCAGTAAAAACCACTTCTGGCAGAGGAGTTTGATCGTCCGGCCAAACCGAGAGCTTGTCATTGCTATCCGTGCCAATTTGGGATGCCAATTTGCCGTCATCGACAAACAGCATATTACCGGGGCGACAGTCGCCATGAACCAGAGTTACTGGTTTGTCCTGAAAATAATTAACTAAAGCCGACCAGATAGTTCGATACCAAACGGGTTCTTGTCTGATAAAGTCCCCAATAAAACTAGCATAATCTAGCCCCTTTCGAGCCGGAATCCAAGCTGTACGCGGATCGGTACTGGTACGTCCCAAAAATGCTGCATTCATCCGCGCTACAGAATAAAGAATCGCTTTTATTCCTATCAAAGGACAGCTTCGCCAGTCGGCAGGGTTAAATCCTTCGATATATTCAAGCACCAAGCAGACGCGGTTGAACTGATGGATAGAATTGGCATAATAGGGGCGCGGTGTCCGTAGATCTATCTGTCCTGCCAGATAGCGATAGAAGTCAATTTCGCGGGCTATACCCAATTCCACAGCCGCCCGAATTGCTTGGAGGTATAATGGCAAACCGCGCCCGCATTGAAATTTGACAAAAATTGGTAAGGAATGAACTATTTCACCAGTTTGATATACGATCTCAAAGCTACCAGCCAATTTATTTTTGTCAGGCTCGTTAATAATCTTGGCTAAAGGGTGAATCTCTAGCAATTTACTATCGAGAGGAAATAGGCCAGATGACAGTTTAGTAATTTGATCGGCTGACAAATCTACAGTTCTTTGTTGGGCGTAATTTTTTAACATTTCAAAGAATTGCTGCTGATTCTTGAGAATTTCAGCAGGTTTTCTGGGAAAGCGCAGCAAAAACCACCTTTTCCCCCATTTTTCTAACGAGATCGTCAATAAAAAAACTGGTGTCAGAAAAATCAGGCGTAAAAACCTATACATAACTTCGCGGTATTAGGTTGGGCGAAAGAACTCACTGGTTCGGGGGAGTTAGCGATCCATTCTGGCGAACACGCTAGTACCAACGCCCTTAGTTATGAGTCAACTTTCTGTGTAAATCCCACATTACCGCAGAGAGCGATTTTTGGCGTTGCTAGATTGAGGTATGATTAAAGGCGATTCCGTCGGATAGCTGCGCTAACGCCGATCTCAAGTGGCAAGAGTTTGAGCGTGATGCTGCCAAGAATTAACGCCAGGATGAGAATGAATGGAATGTCCCGAATGTAAGTCCAGCTAGATTCATAAGAATGGACATAAAAAAGCCAAACAAAATTACATTTTTGTTAAATGTCGCAGACAATTTATAGATGTTTATGAAGCGCAACTAGGGTACGCCCCATCCGTCTCTCAGCATTTCTGCTCAGGGACGGATGAACGAATCGCACACAATACACTTGGAGCGGACTGGCGAAAGTCACTGATACTGAGTTTGAGATTAGACCTCTTGCAAAAGTGGCAATCGCCACTCAATTTGACTTTAAACAAAGTTCATAGTTGTAGATAGCAGCAATTAAATTATTGAATTTACTACAAAAAGGGGGAAGGAGAAGCAGGTGTCGGCTGCTTCTCCTTCCCCCTCTCACAATGATTATCATTATGATATTTTGGTGATTTTATTCCTTGGAAGTCCCTAAGTGCGATCGCCACCAATGCAGTGGAGTTGGAACAAGTGCGGGATTTGAACAAACAGACAGAAGCTATAGCTGTAGTCAACGCCCCCGATCTCACACCCACTGAATATCAGAAGCTGCAAAATCAACGGGTGAAGACCACATCTGAACGTGTAGCTGAACGCAAGCACCAACTGCAACAACGCTATCCCATTCCTATTACTCCAGAAATCAAAATTAGAGACGATGACGGCTGGTATCCCAAGCTGCGGCTGCACTATTACCTAACATACGACCCCCAAATCGTCAGGAATCGGGATTTGAAGGAATGGAATGGACATCTAGAAAGGGGTCATGGCAAGGTGGCACTCCAGGATGTCAAGCTGCTAACGGCTCAAGTGGAACTGCTGAGGGGATTGGGGATTCCAGGGCTACTTGACCCGAATCGTGAAGTGCGACCCACCGATCCCGATGTCCAGCGCCTGGTATCGTTGTGCGTTACCTGTTCGCGCGACATCAAGGATATCCTCAACGTTACCGTTAGCGCCAAGATGACCCCCATGCAGATAGTCGGGTCTATCAGTACTTGAGCGATAGTGATGGACGAGAGGAGATCTTTGAACTGTGGAATTCTAGAGATGAGGGGGTAGATTCACCCGTTGATATATATGATAAATAAATGCTACTTGTTTGTCCTGTTCACCCCAAAAGCGATGCCTACGGAAGCTTCTTTTCGAGATGCTTCGCCAACGCTTGTGCGGAGCGTAGCGCAATCGCCTACTGCCCCTCCTAGATATCCACCAACCAACCATTATGTCGCTCGTAAACGATCAAAGAGCAAAGTTATGATATCTCCAGATATAGGTCTGTGGTTGCAAGAACGCACGGCATTAGGCATTCTTCCAGCAAAAGTCTTAGAAGCGATCGCTCAAGAAATCTCCGAGCAAATCGTTCCAGCTAACCAGCACCTGGTAGTCGAAAACACTATCCCAGACGGACTTTACATTCTCATCGAAGGACAACTAGAGAGCGATCGCCACTGTCAAACTGGTGCGACTTGGATTGGCTTGCTACCTGGGGCGACGATTAACTTACGAGAGTTACTATTAAACGAGCCAGCACCTAGAACGATCGCGACTCTCTCTGAATGCAAGCTGTGGTTTATTCCGGCCGCTCGCTTTCGTTCCTTAGTGGTTCAATATACTGAAATTACCCAAGCTTTTTCGCAACAACTAGCCCAAGAAGTAGCGCAGTTATCTTCCCGTCTTAGTTACGATCGAGAGCGTCAAGCAGCTTTATTGCCCTATTTAGTTACTAAAGCCAATCGAGGGGTAGTAGGGAAAAGTCGTTATGCCGTGCGCTTAAGGCAGCAGATTCTTGAAGCTTCGCGCGTTGGCGACAGCCTGTGCGATAGCACGTATCGCCGTTCGGTGCTGATTTTTGGGGAACCAGGACTAGAAAAAGATAATCTGGCGGCATTGATTCACTTCGGTTCCGATCGCCGACGACAACCGATGATTAAGGTAAATTGCAACGTGTTATCAACCAGTGGCGCTGAGTTATTCGGTCGGGTTGGTGGCAAAGTCGGATTGCTGGAATGGCTAGGGGACGGAACTTTATTATTGAATAACGTTCAAGATCTACACCCAGAATTAATGCCCAAAATCGCTCGGTTGTTAGCCAGCAATACCTACACGCCTGTTGAGAAAGAGGGCGAGGAGGGCAGAGGACCAGAGGACGAGATTACGTCTCAGGCAAAGATTATGGCGATCGCCGAAAGAAATTTACCTGCGATCGAGACTCAGGTAGGTTATGCGATCAAAGTTCCACCTTTGCGAGTGCGAAAAGCTGATATTAAAGACCAGTTAGAATATTACGTCAATCTGTTATGTCGCAAAAAAGGGCTGGGCAAAAATCGAGTCACGCCAGAAGCTTTACGTCGGTTGCAATCTTATGACTTTCCTGGCAACTTGAGAGAGTTAGAAAGTTTAGTCGAACGCGCCCTAGTTCAGTCTAATTGTGCTTCAGAACTGACCGAAGAAATTTTCTGGGCACCAGAAACTAAGAAAAAATTATTTCGCGTTAATCTCTTAAATGCTTATCCTTGGTTGCGACGATTTCTCCGCAGTCCTTGGTGGCCAGATCGCATTAACTATGGTTTTACTTTGTGGTTCTTTGCGGTTGTCGTTGCTGTGCTATTTGTGGCTCCTCAAAATCGAGCCGAAAACTTGGCTTTAAATATGTTTTGGGCGTGGTGGTGGCCGTTAATTTTGTTAGGTTTTCCTTTTGTCGGTAGGTTGTGGTGTGCGGTTTGCCCGTTTATGATTTATGGAGAAGTTACTCAGAAGCTTTCTTTGTGGTTGTTTCCCAGACAATTGAAAAAGTGGCCGCGAGAGGCAGCAGAGAAGTGGGGAGGATGGTTTTTATGGGGATTATTTACCCTAATTTTCTTGTGGGAAGAACTTTGGAATTTAGAAAATACTGCTGACCTTTCAGCTTGTTTACTGCTATTAATTACGGCAGGAGCCATGATTTGTTCCGCAATTTTCGAGCGGCGGTTTTGGTGTCGATATCTCTGTCCGATTGGAGGCATGAACGGGCTATTTGCCAAACTATCCATGACTGAATTGCGAGCGCAGCAGGGAACTTGCTCGGCCGAATGTACTACCTATCAATGTTATAAAGGCGGTCCCAAAAAAGGAGAAGGCTTAGAAACAGGTGGCTGTCCTTTGTACTCTCACCCGGCTCAATTAGAAGATAACCGCGATTGCGTTTTGTGCATGACTTGTTTGAAAGCTTGTCCTCATCGATCGGTCGAATTAAATTTGCGTCCTCCTGGAATTGAATTATGGACAACCCACGTACCGCGCGCTTATGAAGTGGCTTTGTTGCTGTTACTTTTAGGTGGCGTATTTCTCCATCGCTTACCGCAATTGCAATCTTTACTAGGTTTAAACTTCGATCTCGAGCGCTTCTTTCCTCATTTGGGCTTATCTTTGCTAGCGTTAATCGTCCCAGCTAGCATCCCCCTGCTAGCTTATGGGGGGATCTGGTTGTTGCCAAAATTAAGTGATAAATATGCCAGACCTCGCCCGTTTGTTGAGTTAGCTTATGGTTACTTGCCGCTAGTCTTAGGAGCAAATCTAGCTCACTATTTGAATTTAGGTTTAGGAGAAGCCGGACAAATTTTGCCAGTGACATGGGCGACTTTTGGCTTGAAGATGGAAGGGTTGCCAGTGTGGGTTGCTCCGACAGCAGTGATTTCTTTTTTGCAAGGTTCGACGTTAATAATTTCGGTATTATT encodes:
- a CDS encoding cytochrome P450 produces the protein MISKGPTVIEVKQLFNVHPQQAWIDLVLKYGKNFWYRGTLLTCDPKLVETLLTEKKHTQKRSLLYTKAKALPGADGILFQEGDRWQQSARIVMPVFSKDNINRFPKLIEQITLTYAAKWETADKLEDLFAALMELGADIFLEIGCNLDPKEETTHKLSQALIGYKAQTMSSNSKTRLDELGLDATKLLDILPFIRWLFELRGRVSDLRKLVQSILKKRESVPVIETDWLNNLQKSGLSLNEITNHINHLYGAFNAIDFSLTCAFYVLSHQPDWIKRLRSEFDLVMEENACPTRVGAASPKETRFPSLVQTTYFMREVFRMYPVAMAVMRQTGEAIELDGEVIPAGTEVMILLYALHHHPDFWENPETFDPDRWTNLQSPRVPYSYIPFLDGPRQCLGRHWAELNFVTILHTLLQHYEIEILKPTVPITRFLIPRFAEAMPCRISKRYE
- a CDS encoding sigma 54-interacting transcriptional regulator; translated protein: MISPDIGLWLQERTALGILPAKVLEAIAQEISEQIVPANQHLVVENTIPDGLYILIEGQLESDRHCQTGATWIGLLPGATINLRELLLNEPAPRTIATLSECKLWFIPAARFRSLVVQYTEITQAFSQQLAQEVAQLSSRLSYDRERQAALLPYLVTKANRGVVGKSRYAVRLRQQILEASRVGDSLCDSTYRRSVLIFGEPGLEKDNLAALIHFGSDRRRQPMIKVNCNVLSTSGAELFGRVGGKVGLLEWLGDGTLLLNNVQDLHPELMPKIARLLASNTYTPVEKEGEEGRGPEDEITSQAKIMAIAERNLPAIETQVGYAIKVPPLRVRKADIKDQLEYYVNLLCRKKGLGKNRVTPEALRRLQSYDFPGNLRELESLVERALVQSNCASELTEEIFWAPETKKKLFRVNLLNAYPWLRRFLRSPWWPDRINYGFTLWFFAVVVAVLFVAPQNRAENLALNMFWAWWWPLILLGFPFVGRLWCAVCPFMIYGEVTQKLSLWLFPRQLKKWPREAAEKWGGWFLWGLFTLIFLWEELWNLENTADLSACLLLLITAGAMICSAIFERRFWCRYLCPIGGMNGLFAKLSMTELRAQQGTCSAECTTYQCYKGGPKKGEGLETGGCPLYSHPAQLEDNRDCVLCMTCLKACPHRSVELNLRPPGIELWTTHVPRAYEVALLLLLLGGVFLHRLPQLQSLLGLNFDLERFFPHLGLSLLALIVPASIPLLAYGGIWLLPKLSDKYARPRPFVELAYGYLPLVLGANLAHYLNLGLGEAGQILPVTWATFGLKMEGLPVWVAPTAVISFLQGSTLIISVLLSIFITQKIARQPVRSHWPQHLGVVLLAASLWTVIISNN
- a CDS encoding sulfotransferase family protein: MKTEKLGARAKHLDEPYLPLLQEIDFTPVFIIGDRRSGTTLLYQLLAASECFNFVSAYHIIKYEELIFNFVSKNESHVKIELDRLFEKLNLIDRKIDEVKISPDLPEEYGFILDRTKDREPKITENNFSLFLEICQKIQFISDRDKLLLLKNPWDFSNFIFIKQMLPKAKFIFIHRHPVYVINSQLKMARSLLKQQNIYAAMLCEPYRHLFEKPLQLYVCRFLFSTLFGMGLRNITKAAIVTRSYFLRNIDLLPKTDYISIRYEDLCEHPDSNVMKILSFFGLEQKSTLTARTLLAPRPLNLLPEVAKNSDRICDQLQSYLSYLDYSLSL
- a CDS encoding aminoglycoside phosphotransferase family protein, whose protein sequence is MYRFLRLIFLTPVFLLTISLEKWGKRWFLLRFPRKPAEILKNQQQFFEMLKNYAQQRTVDLSADQITKLSSGLFPLDSKLLEIHPLAKIINEPDKNKLAGSFEIVYQTGEIVHSLPIFVKFQCGRGLPLYLQAIRAAVELGIAREIDFYRYLAGQIDLRTPRPYYANSIHQFNRVCLVLEYIEGFNPADWRSCPLIGIKAILYSVARMNAAFLGRTSTDPRTAWIPARKGLDYASFIGDFIRQEPVWYRTIWSALVNYFQDKPVTLVHGDCRPGNMLFVDDGKLASQIGTDSNDKLSVWPDDQTPLPEVVFTDWEAINVAPLFWDFTYCTIIGMTVADRRIYRSRLLDEFKAALQAAGVPAELCQDETIPIQVNLLALVLGFLSFVIIKNGFWDRQGNTAEDAIAWRERVVSAVVELDTKAIADILKIPEEAIVQLQNQWSQELSDYLNSLPKSDRSIHNV